The window ATTTGGAACGAAACAGGGGCTGGAGAAACAGgggaacaggggatgaaattttcaaaattgaaaattcatgatcacccttgttcaaagaatgcatgtCGTTATTGCATTCACTATGGTTGTTGCTTGAACTGCATTTGGTTTATAATGATGGTTGATCTATTTTTGATGCCTGGCTGTTGATTCATCATTGATAAACTTGTTGTTTGAAAaacttatttttggcagttcctttaaattgTGTAATACATTAAAACTGCCTTGTTTTGATCATGTGTACTTCAAATACTTTTCCATCATGTTGTTTTGCTCTGATATCTTTAAcaggaaaggatttgaaaaatattttgatattttttgtatgaaatagtttgagcagtaaatcagtttatgatatcaaatgagttttgattatcaatttaaactgctcataaatcaagcatttagcatcataaaatatactaaataacattgttacttgaagcttgatttaaatgttacaggttgagtgcttcccttggtaacataagcatacatcaagggggagctatgtgacatttagaaagggggagaaattcaaaatcaaagggagtattttttactcaatctttaaatttctttccatttcaattttaataatgtttgtcatcaagggggagattgatgagtttggaaaactcctatttaattttgatgatgaacaaacattattgaaatatttaattacaaaattattaatttgatttcaactaacatatgttaattaataattttgtggtgCTGATTTTACCTTGGGCCGGAAAATATAAATGTTGCTAGCCCAAATTAAAAACCAGCCTTGCTGCATGTGTTATATTTAATGGCTGAATTTTTATTGATGGGCCAAGCTCAATGTTAGCCCATGATTAATTTTTGATGAGAGCCTTCTATGCTTGATCCGAAACAAATCTCATCAAGAAAGCAAATGTTAACCATTTGGGCCAGATTAAATCCTAATGCTACCAAGCCcaacattattttgataaaagtttccaagcttggtccgaaaccaaggTTAAATGAAAGCTAAATGGTTTCATGCTTTTCAACGGATTCCATCTCTTTGTTAagaatggatttcaaattttaatatgttagcattggaaacatgagagagaacttGACTTTGATTTGATGGGAATCATTATGATTAATGCTATACGCTACTCAAAGCAAGGGAAGTAAAAAGCAATCTATCAActtgttttattttcatttaattgcttttactttaacttcacattctctctcatctctttcttcttctttcttcggtctttgtccaggaaataatggaagaaatgttcttcaaccaacagaaggaagaagatgcatgcatcaagaccatcaagttaatgatggcaagaaaaaatactaaaataaaaatgagctgtggctgagattttcaccatatttggttagatttggtgaggtatcTTGAGCCTCTCATACTCAAAAATGGACattgaagattcggccagcatggaggagattcttgaagcatggcttgtctttgattctgttcaaccaccacagggagtagctagagtggcgaagtgatggttgaaggcagagattgaagcagatgaagtcatcatcatcatgaagcatcaagggccagaaatccatcttggagagcaagccaaggatggagagctcggattgatgaaggtgatgatcaagaaaggtccagaggtaattgcatgttgagttttgcatggttatctcttctctctctatgtggccgaaccggttctgtttgttgaaggaggaagaagttggtttggctttggcttcaataagtggaggctcccctcttctataataagggtggacagccactgTTTGAGGCAAGGAGAaaattgagagtgcaaggcacagtgttctcagagctacctgagctaacagttttctcttctccttcaatgtgttctgttttgtattttttttgtttaattttgtcatgtcttgagtctcatggtaaaaggcaaacagtgaggtttgtaatgaaaaaaccatagagcggaaaaaggcagagagtgcaaaattataaagaaaaagccatagatgtcttagagttcctttgttcatctatgttgtgtttcatgattctgtgggaatccccttgtaagttgggttagcactttacaagttgtaatcagattgattatagtgaaattccatcatgtttgtgatggagactggatgtaggctgtactgcacttagcagctgaaccaggatatatttgggtgtaatctttcttctctccaactccatttctgttttctactgcataggagcaaaaactaaaatgtctcgtgccaagtgacgagacaaaacaaaaagtctcgtggcaagtgacgagcaaaaacaaaaagtctcgtgtccagagacgagctaaaacagaaaagtctcctctgagttcagcaagtgttagcaacaaaaaagggggctaagattcaaccccccttctcttagccaccgAAACCATCAAACTCAAAGAGTTCAATGAGAATACAAAACTCTAATATCGTACTAAAATTCATGATAATAattcaagaataataaaattgataactagATGCTCTAACAATATGTATGATACAAGGTACCATTTATTTATTGGTTATGaacaattcaaaaaataattaaatactaaatacttTTCATTATTAATAAGAGTATCAATCAAAATTaatctaattaatatttaaataaatatgttaatattatcTAACAAATATTGCCAAGGAAAAATATGACACATGATATGAGAATAACTTAAATTTGTTCAAAAATATTAGACAGTCaagcaatttttttattaagtccAATTATCGTGACTTTCTTCAATGTTTCCAAAGGGTACAAATAGTGGAAACAGATAAGATCAGGCTAGGCTTTATTTTTAATAGATTAGATTTATAAAGTAGTTAATTAGTTTGAATTTAGTTTGCAGTTTTTTGTAAAATTTGACTTGTTATTGAAATTGGTCTGTggattgaattttgttagaaaatctgaTAAACTTTTGAGACATTATTTGGGTCACTAAGTTTAGTGAGGTTAACAATTTTATTACGGCGATATAATTTAGCTTCACTAATTTTGGTGAGATTaacaattttattataataaaaataaccatAAGTTTACTTTGATTGACCCAAAGATataaactaaatttcttattttaaagAGAGCCTAAAAAATAAACACAAACTTATGTTATATTCAAATTAACTTCACTTCATAAACAAAAAaagtacatatatatttatagtaataaaaaagaaaagactaTTTATGATTTAGACAATGTGAAATTAATATATAACAAAATTTATCATACTAaacttatattttcttattacaaTTAATTCATATACTTAACCTACAAATTTACTTACTCctgtgtaattttttttaataaaaataaaaaatattattttaaaatactttttttaataaaaattacttatatataatatattaaattaaatttaatgtttataaaaatatttaaacttttaaaatattcttatttatattttaatagatCTAATAAGCCAtcaagattaatttattaatttaagtataatttattgagaattttaaatttttaaaagttagacctattttataacagattaaatCAAGTTAAACACTGTAATTTTTTGATAAATCATTTGTCTCATTTTTATTCCTACGTACAAATAGTATTGTTTAACGGCAAATATGGCCaaatgatggttaaatcaatgttATTAAACCAATGAAACAATTGTTTCAACCATATAATAATGAAAATATATATTAGCCAAAGAAACGATTCAAATATTATATACGGTTAAATCaatgttattatttataacaataacaataaatccaATTGTTATCTGGTTAAATTGATCAATTTATATAACTCAttggatcttttttttttaaaacaaaaatcaagaatatatttatctttttatcaaaaatttaaacataattcGGTTTAGATTGTGTAAATCAATCAGATTAAAAtgagtctaataattataatgcagacaatcggatttattattgttactataataaactgattttattattctaatttattaaccaatttaataaagATATCCAATAATATCATGACAcatgtaaatatttaaaaaaaattattttaagtatttttatcGAAATAGTCTCCATGAAACAATTGTTTCAACTATATAATAACGGAACATTTGAAAAATTaactatataaataataataatgttgttgTAACGTTGTTTCATATAACTTATCATTTATATGGCCGTTAAGTCAATGAAACAATTCAACATACAATGGTTGATAAATTGTTCcttcaaatataaataaattgacgTTATTCAACCTCGattatatattattcaaaattttcattcCCATGATTTAGTTCTTAATATGCAATGATTCTCTTCTTATAAAACTTCTTTATTCACATGTAACTTTCTTCTTTGGGAAgataagtatttttatttatggATAATTTTGTTATCCACTTTCATTCACATTAATGACtcttttaaaatttcaataatctaattaataatcTCTTATCTTTATCCTTTTAAAAGGATTCTTATCAAggggaaaaaggaaaaaaactaaaCGTTGCACCTTCTTAATatttgaaataaatatttttatttttttttccttgaaTGATATCAGCATATTAGAATTaacattattaatattaattattgactACTGTGAGTGTTGATCATGGTCTAATATTAGGCTGTATGTGTttggaataaaaaatatatgaaattgaaCTATTAAAAAGTATGTACTATAAATATTACTAGCTAGCAAGTAGTTTGAAACATGATACATTACTACAATTGCAAAAtctatcatcaattcatcatgaaGGTTCACACATGTACTCTTGTAGTCCTTTGTTCTATGCTTTTAAGCACTAGTTGTTATTGCATCAACCCCAaatttttcaatccttccaaAGTTGCAAATGATGAGAAACTATGGAACCAAACACAAGCTACATGGCATGGAACCCCTGATGGTGCTGGATCAGATAGTAAGTGTGCAAGTTAAATTAATCTTTATTATACATACtttgtatattttattaattggCATGCTAATATTGAAACTTTTCTTTGTAAGCACCAAGTATAAAAGCCTTTTTTCTAGAAACTAGTCAAACTACCATAGttgatttgaataattttattaccAATTGTTTTTGTCACggaattgtttttaaaattttacattattttataaAGACACGcaaacaaattatatatatatatatatatatatatatatatatatatatatatatatatatatatataatattttttcgtAATAGCTTTATTCTTAAGTTTGAAACCTGGATAATGTAGAGATCTCTAGTCATATTTTGTGCTAAAATTATACTTTTTTGTTtgcttttaatttaaaagaataggACAGTAgggattaaattttaaatattttagttataatAAGCACCCTAATAATATATCATATAATTTTTGAACACTACTTATTAAGGGTTCATCAGATTGACAGGtgatatatatatgatatattaatatctaaaaaattagaatttaataatatatacattCATATTAAGAATGTATGTAATAAGATAATTAAGAATGATATTTTAattgaatcaattttatgatgtaCGGATACTGACAATACGTAGATGCAGGatacaacataatttgaaataATATACGTACATATGaattataaagtattttttagataaattattaataatattttgatatgctattaatattaaaatataattttttaactctttttaatatattttttaattatataaaatatttaaaataattttttaataaataatactatTTCTAAacttatttcaagaatatatattaaaaattggaCCTATAGTATTTAAGTGTGTTTAAGTATATtcgaaaaaatattttgtattttttattaagacatttAGATACAAAAGACACTAATATTAAATATCATGTCAAAATATATCTGAACATATAAATTAAATACGACAATTTAGCGAAATATTCGTGCTTGAGATACTCAATCAAACTAATCTGTATATGTTagagattaattaattaattaattaattattttgatgatattAAGGTAATTATGTGCAGATGGTGCATGTAATTACGGTAAAACTGTGGAGAGTCCTCCAATCTCTAAATTGACAGCGGCTGCTGGTAGTTCTATTTTTCGCAAAGGCTATGGATGTGGTTCTTGTTATGAGGTacatttatttgctttaattttcCATAAAAACTGCCctgttttcttttatattttcatatatGTTTGaggaatttattttaataaaaatataattactagaaaaaaaattcaaaagtataTTTTCTAAGTAAGCTactatttttagttttcaaaaaaaaatcaatgaacataaaaatgtattaaaagacgaattaatattttgaataatattaaatatatacaaattttatGTTATTTCACGCCTAACCACTAAACTTTTAAGCATTCAAAttgttatcttaaaaaaaaaagagaaaatataagaaagaatAACTGTTTCTTAATCAATTTATTACTCACTACATGCTAAAGATTCATTTCTCTCTTACAAGTATTTTTAACTTCTAGAAATTAAACTACAAAGTACAAACacgtacttttttttaatttatcagtaTAAATTAAATACTTTTCCAAAAAACAATTCCAAATCAAACCTAATTGATATGtatttctttactatttttctttttattttcatttaatgaTGAAACATATGATAACAAATAAAGATGATTATGATATATAGGTGAAATGCACAGATAATGCAGCATGTTCAGGGAAGTCAGTGACGGTGGTGGTAAGTGATGAATGCCCATCGTGTTCAGGATACCATTTCAATCTCAGTGGCGTCGCTTTTGCTTCCATCGCAAATCCAGGTCAACAAGATACTCTTCGCAAACTTGGACAAGTCAACCTTCAATACAGAAGGTATAATGCTTtgcaaataattttattatttttaaactaaatcttttatataTAGTAATCTAATAAGTTGGTCCTCTTAATTATTTATGTTTCGGAAAGATTATTAGttcaaaaaaaaactaaaacaaaaattaattttaaatagtttTAACAGAATGACAAATTAGtccatttatattaaaaaaactaatgactttttattttgtttaggattaatttgtttaatattctaaaattattAGAGTTTTTTTTGTTAGAGACCAATTCATTTAAAGCATGAATTGTTAAAGATTATTTTgggatatttctttttctttgtgttaaaataaaattgaattgatTTTCGATTCTTCTTGAATTTTAATTAACTTGCTTGTTTTTCAGATTCTATTAAAATTTGAAGAATTAGATAGaaattcatttaattttaaattttaataagcaCTAATAAAATTAGAATGATCCATTTTAGTCATCAcgatttacaaacaaaatctaatatattttaaatatataatcattccaataaattccaaaataacaccattaattatattaaaagtttAATAGCCAGCTGGTcaccaaattaaaatattaaaaatataactattcatATATatctgttttaaattttttaaaaaaataattttataatatagtattaaaatttttatgacgtAAAGATCCAAAATGTtatatttattgaattcaaaaaaatatataaaataaataaaaacacaaatccaaaaaaattattgcaTCATGAGGAATATATCGCCAAAAGATTTAGaccaatataataaaaataaaaaatacaacattTCTATCATTGCATTTCAAACTATTtagaatgatatatatatattgtagtattaattttaatttggtgTGTTTTAGGGTTTCATGCTCATTTGGGAATTCTATAGCAGTGAGGATCGGTGAAAACTCTAGACCACCAACTTACATGGAAGCATCAATCGAATACGTAAATGGAGATGCAGACTACATTGATTTAAAAGTTCGTGATCAAAGTTTCCTTACTGTTTCTCGTTTGGGGGGTGCAACATGGAGTTTCTTTTTTGCTGGTTATAATTTGCAACCTCCAATGACTTTAACACTCACTCAACGTTATTCCAATGGCACCAAAGGAAAGACCATTCAACTTCCTAATATCATCCCAGTTGATTGGAAGATTGGTCAAGTTTATCAATCAAAGacaaatttttagaagattctTACTAGAaaaatttactatatttttatttataaataattgtcttttttttttaaaaaaatatgaatttgacATAAGTATAAGGGTAAGTAATTGTTAAATAAGACGATTAAATCTACTTTTATTATATGTGATGAAACCATCATGTTACGTGTAAAATTagacatatatttatttttacgaTTCTCATAAATTCAATCAACTTTAATTCATAACACCggtcaaaattcaattaaattcataatatttttagcaaaatatattaatttatttatactattatTATAGTAAATGAGTATAAATTTAATCTATCTTAATAACTTAAATTCTCTAgctaaaataaaaagttaaatctaactcaatgataatactaattattaactaaaacacaaattaaaaatagagaCATATAATCGAGCACTTGGCATGCAAAAGTATCAAATAATAAGAAATAGTACAATCAAGTATTTCTTCAACATCAATTCACACAAATTAGTGTCAATGACCCAACCATTAGCAACACATTGCAGAAATTTAGCAAAAAATCAATCAATCAAgtctaaaaaaattcaaattcaaattcaagaaACATAACAATATGTTgaactaatttttataaattctttaattaattctaaattattaCCTAATTGAAGCAGCAAGCAacttgaaaacaaaattaaagcaacaaaaaataattttcaagttaaagattaaaaataaattaaattaacaataataaaaatatatatataataaaaacttCACTAAGCAACCTGAATAATCAACACAAATcgatcaataataattaatacaaatcctattttataataacaaGTAAATTTAGACCTTAATCCTATTTTAGAAGTTTAGAAGTATTATCTGAAATAAGCTTTATCAGGGGAAGGAAACGTCTGAATAGGAGCTTCTGACCTTCCTTCTCATGCCGGCAATGAGAAGAGGAGTaacaggagaagaagaagaagaacaagagaagaagCGGCGGCAGAAGCGTTTCGAACAGCAGTGACATCAAAACAGTGAGAGGGTGCCGTCGGAGGGGTTGCCAAAGAGGAAGGGGTTAACagtaaaggagagagagagagagagagagagagagagagagagagagagagagagagagagagagagagagagagagagagagagagagagagagagagagagagagagagagagagagagagagagagggtttgaATTTAGGGCACGATTATTGTCATATATGCCGGTAAATCCAACGGTAATGCGTTGCTAAAACGCAGCATTCCACTAAATGTGTTTACCGTTGGAATAATCCGACGGTAAATCCAACGTTAAATTTTGCACCTATCTTTCTCGTCTTCTCTCCAATTATTAAGAGCAAATTTATTGTCGAAaataaaaatccgtcggtaaagcCGCtgctaaatctgacggtaaatccGATTATATTTAGCGTCTTTCTTGTTGTGTTTTATCTTATCAACATAGCTACGAAATTTTTGTCAAAAAGTATTGAAATTATTGatatagtataaaaatttttgcacataacacaaaaatttattaatatagcaCAGAGTAATTTTTGTCCTATCCGTGGCCATCTAACCTGGTCGGCCAATCCGACAGGTTAATATGCGGGTCGAATAAGGTATGTGTTGATGCTCAACTCTACCCAACCATCCAAAATGTATTAGGAGTGAGTATTGAATTAAGAATATTTCATTCTtataaaaaacttttaattactaaatcaagatctttggttaaaaatttaatatttttatttatataaaaattaaatttatttagtgatatataaataattaaatattaaagtaTAACTCCAAGATATCatcatattattgtttttttttttaatgactcGCAAATAAGGTCGGATAACCACGTGTTGACTATTCCTAACCATAAGTTAAAACAAGAGGATTTATTTCGAATTAGAATTTATGGAGTTTAAGGCTAAATGATAACATTCTATATTAAGATTCTTTAGCATGGATAAGTAGGAGTGGTTTTTGTTTTGAGAatataaacttaaaatatattgttctaatattattttatttttgtttggttgAAACTTTGC is drawn from Arachis hypogaea cultivar Tifrunner chromosome 12, arahy.Tifrunner.gnm2.J5K5, whole genome shotgun sequence and contains these coding sequences:
- the LOC112730507 gene encoding putative expansin-B2; translation: MKVHTCTLVVLCSMLLSTSCYCINPKFFNPSKVANDEKLWNQTQATWHGTPDGAGSDNGACNYGKTVESPPISKLTAAAGSSIFRKGYGCGSCYEVKCTDNAACSGKSVTVVVSDECPSCSGYHFNLSGVAFASIANPGQQDTLRKLGQVNLQYRRVSCSFGNSIAVRIGENSRPPTYMEASIEYVNGDADYIDLKVRDQSFLTVSRLGGATWSFFFAGYNLQPPMTLTLTQRYSNGTKGKTIQLPNIIPVDWKIGQVYQSKTNF